A stretch of the Microtus ochrogaster isolate Prairie Vole_2 chromosome X, MicOch1.0, whole genome shotgun sequence genome encodes the following:
- the Plac1 gene encoding placenta-specific protein 1 translates to MKLFKFLATMVFFSVFYRFSEQNQVDVLCSTDWFMVTVHPFLLNNDVYVHFYEVHLGLGCPPNQVHPHFYEFTYRVTECGIRVKAVSPDVVIYSSEIHYASKTSSSRYVIPVSCAAPRRSPWLTKPYSTKAGNNNNAATPKNETSYHVFSLPEPSPQVNCSCPPSVFQQKSI, encoded by the coding sequence ATGAAGCTCTTCAAGTTCCTCGCAACGATGGTCTTCTTCTCCGTGTTCTACCGCTTCTCGGAGCAGAATCAGGTGGATGTGCTGTGCTCGACCGATTGGTTCATGGTCACAGTCCACCCCTTCTTGCTGAATAATGATGTGTACGTCCACTTTTATGAGGTGCATTTGGGCCTGGGATGTCCTCCCAACCAAGTTCACCCACACTTCTACGAGTTCACCTACCGCGTGACGGAATGTGGCATCCGCGTCAAGGCCGTCTCTCCAGATGTGGTTATCTACAGCTCGGAGATCCACTATGCTTCGAAGACCTCATCGTCTAGATATGTGATCCCCGTGTCGTGTGCTGCCCCTCGACGGTCCCCTTGGCTCACCAAGCCCTACTCCACGAAAGCTGGAAACAATAACAACGCCGCGACCCCGAAGAATGAGACGTCCTACCACGTGTTCAGCTTGCCAGAGCCGAGCCCGCAAGTTAACTGCAGCTGTCCACCTTCTGTCTTCCAGCAGAAGAGCATCTAA